The following are encoded together in the Erwinia sp. E602 genome:
- a CDS encoding PAS domain-containing methyl-accepting chemotaxis protein, with protein MHSPKPVTQQEHPLDDDITLMTTTDASSYITYANNAFIEVSGYERDEIDGQPHNLVRHPDMPKAAFADMWATLNQGLPWTGLVKNRRKNGDHYWVRANVVPVVRNGEIQGHMSVRTKPQAEEVRAAEQLYQKINQGKMKGWRLHKGLLLRSGWLSGLSILKTLPLRWRIRSALLALWLPLIAAAAASGASGLALAGFSGVSALLLLLGSLWLESQISRPLESVCRQALDVASGARPQVGHLNRVDEIGMTLRAVGQLGLMFSWLINDVRDQVVDVHQASDALARGNDQISSHTEQTAASVQQTASTMNQMTSTVQRNGESTEQANQFSRTASSAAAKGGEVMQDVVVTMDEIAESARQIATITGLIDSIAFQTNILALNAAVEAARAGEQGKGFAVVAGEVRNLAQRSAGAASEIRQLIQASNLKVQSGAGQVHEAGKAISDIVEKVQNVTELLQQISVATAEQSSGLNEVGQAVAALDRLTHDNSALVTEGARAAQRMKYQAQRLVEAVSVFR; from the coding sequence ATGCACAGCCCTAAACCTGTTACACAACAGGAACATCCGCTCGACGACGATATCACGCTGATGACCACCACCGATGCCAGCAGCTACATCACCTACGCCAACAACGCGTTTATTGAGGTGAGCGGCTATGAACGCGACGAGATCGACGGTCAGCCGCACAACCTGGTGCGCCACCCGGATATGCCAAAAGCCGCTTTTGCCGATATGTGGGCCACCCTGAACCAGGGGCTGCCGTGGACCGGGCTGGTAAAAAACCGGCGTAAAAACGGTGACCACTACTGGGTGCGGGCCAACGTGGTGCCGGTGGTCCGTAACGGTGAGATTCAGGGGCATATGTCGGTGCGCACCAAACCGCAGGCGGAAGAGGTGCGGGCGGCTGAGCAGCTGTATCAGAAGATCAATCAGGGAAAAATGAAGGGCTGGCGGCTGCATAAGGGGCTGCTGCTGCGCAGCGGCTGGCTCAGCGGTCTGAGCATCCTGAAAACCCTGCCGCTGCGCTGGCGCATCCGCAGCGCGCTGCTGGCGCTGTGGCTGCCGCTGATCGCGGCTGCCGCCGCATCTGGCGCATCCGGCCTGGCGCTGGCCGGCTTTAGCGGCGTCTCGGCGCTGCTGCTGCTGCTGGGCAGCCTGTGGCTGGAGAGCCAGATCTCGCGCCCGCTGGAGTCGGTGTGCCGCCAGGCGCTGGACGTGGCGTCCGGTGCCCGGCCGCAGGTGGGCCATCTGAACCGGGTGGATGAGATCGGCATGACCCTGCGCGCCGTCGGCCAGCTGGGGCTGATGTTCAGCTGGCTGATCAACGACGTGCGTGATCAGGTGGTCGACGTGCACCAGGCGAGTGACGCGCTGGCGCGCGGCAATGACCAGATCAGCAGCCACACCGAGCAGACGGCGGCCAGCGTGCAGCAGACCGCCAGCACCATGAACCAGATGACCAGCACCGTGCAGCGCAACGGCGAGAGCACCGAGCAGGCCAACCAGTTCTCGCGTACCGCCAGCAGTGCGGCGGCGAAGGGCGGCGAGGTGATGCAGGACGTGGTGGTGACCATGGACGAGATCGCCGAGAGCGCGCGGCAGATCGCCACCATCACCGGGCTGATCGACAGCATCGCGTTCCAGACGAATATCCTGGCGCTGAACGCGGCGGTGGAAGCCGCGCGGGCGGGCGAGCAGGGCAAGGGCTTTGCGGTGGTGGCCGGCGAGGTGCGTAACCTGGCGCAGCGCAGCGCCGGTGCCGCCAGCGAGATCCGCCAGCTGATTCAGGCCAGTAATCTCAAGGTGCAGTCCGGCGCCGGGCAGGTGCATGAAGCCGGCAAAGCCATCAGCGATATCGTTGAGAAGGTGCAGAACGTCACCGAACTGCTGCAGCAGATCAGCGTGGCTACCGCCGAGCAGAGCAGCGGCCTGAACGAGGTCGGCCAGGCCGTAGCGGCGCTGGATCGTCTGACCCATGATAACAGTGCGCTGGTCACGGAAGGGGCTCGCGCGGCACAGCGTATGAAGTACCAGGCGCAGCGGCTGGTGGAGGCGGTCAGCGTTTTCCGCTAA
- a CDS encoding heme-degrading domain-containing protein, with protein sequence MSAIPSLETLLEQEAHVRVSQFSFDTAWQIGSLLRERAARENLPVAIEVYAFGQVLFSTSLSGSSAENLEWIARKRNTVLRNAHASLYTGELNKANGVAMEQMSYMDPQRYTDSGGSFPLLLAGGGVIGAVTVSGLPSHEDHALAVWAIRQVM encoded by the coding sequence ATGTCCGCCATTCCCAGTCTTGAAACCCTGCTTGAGCAGGAAGCCCACGTGCGCGTCAGCCAGTTCAGTTTTGATACCGCCTGGCAGATCGGCAGCCTGCTGCGCGAACGTGCCGCCCGCGAAAACCTGCCGGTAGCGATTGAAGTTTATGCCTTTGGTCAGGTGCTGTTCAGCACCTCGCTGAGCGGCTCCAGCGCAGAAAACCTCGAATGGATTGCCCGTAAGCGCAACACCGTGCTGCGCAACGCCCACGCCTCGCTGTATACCGGCGAGCTGAACAAGGCCAACGGCGTGGCGATGGAGCAGATGAGCTATATGGATCCGCAGCGCTACACCGACTCCGGCGGCAGCTTCCCGCTGCTGCTGGCCGGCGGTGGCGTGATTGGCGCGGTTACCGTCAGCGGCCTGCCTTCCCATGAGGACCATGCGCTGGCGGTGTGGGCGATCCGGCAGGTCATGTAA
- a CDS encoding tartrate dehydrogenase, with protein MNSYQVAVIPGDGIGVDVTRAAWQVLEHSAAKFDFSLGGEWFPWSCEYYLEHGEMMPQDGIAMLKRFDAVLLGAVGWPDKVPDNVSLHGLLLPIRKQFDLFANVRPHRLLAGVEGPLRKGDFDILCIRENTEGEYSGAGGRIHQGTPDEVAVETSIFTRRGVERILRYGFEMARQRSGRLASVTKSNAQKYTMVMWDEVTEEIAREYPDVTVNRYHIDAIAARMVMNPETLDVIVASNLFGDILTDLGAAIQGGLGYAASANLNPQPGVPSMFEPVHGSAPDIAGQGIANPIAAIWSAALMLEHLGERDAAAAILRAVETVTAQAGNGGGLKTEQITAAVIAAI; from the coding sequence ATGAATAGCTATCAGGTAGCGGTGATCCCCGGCGACGGCATTGGCGTTGACGTCACCCGGGCCGCATGGCAGGTGCTGGAACACAGCGCGGCAAAATTTGATTTTTCCCTCGGCGGTGAGTGGTTCCCGTGGTCCTGTGAGTACTATCTTGAGCACGGTGAAATGATGCCGCAGGACGGCATCGCCATGCTGAAGCGCTTTGATGCGGTGCTGCTGGGCGCGGTGGGCTGGCCGGATAAAGTGCCGGATAACGTCTCGCTGCACGGGCTGCTGCTGCCGATCCGCAAGCAGTTCGACCTGTTTGCCAACGTGCGCCCGCACCGGCTGCTGGCCGGGGTGGAAGGGCCGCTGCGCAAGGGCGACTTTGATATCCTGTGCATTCGTGAAAATACCGAAGGCGAGTACAGCGGCGCCGGTGGCCGTATCCATCAGGGCACGCCGGATGAAGTAGCGGTGGAAACCTCGATCTTTACCCGCCGCGGCGTCGAGCGCATTCTGCGTTACGGCTTCGAGATGGCGCGTCAGCGCAGCGGGCGGCTGGCCTCGGTCACCAAGTCCAACGCGCAGAAATACACCATGGTGATGTGGGATGAGGTCACCGAAGAGATCGCCCGGGAATACCCGGACGTGACGGTGAACCGCTATCACATTGACGCCATCGCCGCGCGGATGGTGATGAACCCGGAGACGCTGGACGTGATCGTTGCCTCGAACCTGTTTGGCGATATCCTCACCGACCTTGGTGCGGCGATCCAGGGCGGTCTGGGCTACGCGGCCTCCGCCAACCTCAACCCGCAGCCGGGCGTGCCGTCGATGTTTGAGCCGGTACACGGTTCGGCACCGGATATCGCCGGGCAGGGGATTGCAAACCCGATCGCCGCCATCTGGTCAGCGGCGCTGATGCTGGAGCACCTCGGCGAGCGTGACGCGGCGGCGGCGATCCTCAGGGCGGTGGAAACGGTAACGGCGCAGGCGGGCAACGGCGGTGGGCTGAAAACGGAACAGATTACGGCGGCAGTGATCGCGGCAATTTGA
- a CDS encoding Hok/Gef family protein gives MAKKLLALCIIVVCVTAVLLALVTRGSLCELRYKQGGIELQASLACHP, from the coding sequence ATGGCAAAGAAACTGCTAGCCCTGTGCATTATTGTGGTCTGTGTGACCGCGGTTTTGCTGGCTCTGGTTACCCGCGGTTCACTCTGTGAACTGCGGTATAAACAGGGAGGGATAGAGTTGCAAGCCAGCTTAGCCTGTCACCCGTAA
- the rpoD gene encoding RNA polymerase sigma factor RpoD yields the protein MEQNPQSQLKLLVTRGKEQGYLTYAEVNDHLPEDIVDSDQIEDIIQMINDMGIQVVEEAPDADDLMLNESSNDTDEDAAEAAAQVLSSVESEIGRTTDPVRMYMREMGTVELLTREGEIDIAKRIEDGINQVQCSVAEYPEAITYLLEQYDRVEAGEARLSDMITGFVDPNAQEDIAPTATHVGSELSEEERNDDEEEDEESDDDSSEDDNSIDPELAREKFNDLRVQYEKARTVIKAKGRSHADAAAEIQALSDVFKQFRLVPKQFDYLVNNMRTMMDRVRTQERLIMRLCVELCKMPKKNFITLFTGNETNETWFKAALAMNKPWSEKLNEVSDDVHRGLQKLQQIEAETGLTIEQVKDINRRMSIGEAKARRAKKEMVEANLRLVISIAKKYTNRGLQFLDLIQEGNIGLMKAVDKFEYRRGYKFSTYATWWIRQAITRSIADQARTIRIPVHMIETINKLNRISRQMLQEMGREPTPEELAERMLMPEDKIRKVLKIAKEPISMETPIGDDEDSHLGDFIEDTTLELPLDSATSESLRSATHDVLAGLTAREAKVLRMRFGIDMNTDHTLEEVGKQFDVTRERIRQIEAKALRKLRHPSRSEVLRSFLDD from the coding sequence ATGGAGCAAAACCCGCAGTCACAGCTGAAACTTCTTGTCACCCGTGGTAAGGAGCAAGGCTATCTGACCTATGCCGAGGTCAATGACCATCTGCCGGAAGATATCGTCGACTCCGATCAGATCGAAGACATCATCCAGATGATTAACGACATGGGTATTCAGGTGGTGGAAGAAGCGCCTGATGCCGATGATCTGATGCTGAATGAAAGCAGTAACGATACCGATGAAGATGCGGCAGAAGCGGCTGCACAGGTATTGTCCAGCGTTGAATCTGAAATTGGCCGCACCACCGACCCGGTGCGCATGTACATGCGTGAAATGGGTACCGTTGAGCTGTTGACCCGCGAAGGCGAGATCGATATTGCCAAGCGTATTGAAGACGGTATTAACCAGGTCCAGTGCTCTGTTGCAGAGTACCCGGAAGCGATCACCTACCTGCTGGAGCAGTACGATCGTGTTGAAGCAGGTGAAGCCCGCCTGTCTGACATGATCACCGGCTTTGTCGATCCGAATGCACAGGAAGATATCGCTCCGACCGCGACCCACGTCGGCTCCGAATTGTCTGAAGAAGAACGTAACGACGACGAAGAGGAAGATGAAGAGTCCGACGACGACAGCAGCGAAGACGATAACAGCATCGATCCTGAACTGGCGCGCGAGAAATTTAACGACCTGCGCGTCCAGTACGAAAAAGCCCGTACGGTAATCAAAGCCAAAGGCCGCAGCCACGCAGACGCCGCCGCCGAGATTCAGGCGCTTTCCGACGTCTTTAAACAGTTCCGCCTGGTGCCGAAGCAGTTCGACTACCTGGTGAACAACATGCGTACCATGATGGACCGCGTTCGTACTCAGGAACGTCTGATCATGCGTCTGTGTGTTGAGCTGTGCAAGATGCCGAAAAAGAACTTTATTACCCTGTTCACCGGCAACGAAACCAATGAAACCTGGTTCAAAGCCGCGCTGGCGATGAACAAGCCGTGGTCTGAAAAGCTGAACGAAGTGTCTGACGACGTGCATCGTGGCCTGCAGAAACTGCAGCAGATCGAAGCAGAGACCGGCCTGACCATCGAACAGGTAAAAGACATCAACCGTCGCATGTCGATCGGTGAAGCGAAAGCGCGCCGTGCGAAGAAAGAGATGGTTGAGGCCAACCTGCGTCTGGTTATCTCGATTGCCAAGAAGTACACCAACCGTGGCCTGCAGTTCCTTGACCTGATTCAGGAAGGTAACATCGGCCTGATGAAAGCGGTGGATAAGTTTGAATACCGCCGCGGCTACAAGTTCTCGACCTACGCCACCTGGTGGATCCGTCAGGCGATTACCCGTTCTATCGCCGATCAGGCGCGTACCATCCGTATTCCGGTGCATATGATTGAGACGATTAACAAGCTCAACCGTATTTCGCGCCAGATGCTGCAGGAGATGGGCCGTGAACCGACGCCGGAAGAGCTGGCCGAACGTATGCTGATGCCGGAAGATAAGATCCGTAAGGTGCTGAAAATCGCTAAAGAGCCGATCTCCATGGAGACGCCGATTGGTGATGATGAAGATTCGCATCTGGGCGACTTCATCGAAGACACCACGCTGGAGCTGCCGCTGGACTCTGCCACTTCAGAGAGCCTGCGTTCTGCCACCCATGACGTGCTGGCCGGCCTCACCGCCCGTGAAGCGAAGGTGCTGCGCATGCGTTTCGGTATCGATATGAACACCGATCACACGCTGGAAGAGGTGGGCAAGCAGTTTGACGTAACGCGTGAGCGTATCCGTCAGATCGAAGCCAAGGCGCTGCGCAAGCTGCGTCACCCAAGCCGCTCCGAAGTGCTGCGCAGCTTCCTGGACGACTAA
- the dnaG gene encoding DNA primase, which produces MAGRIPRVFINDLLARTDIVDLIDARVKLKKQGKNYHACCPFHNEKTPSFTVNGEKQFYHCFGCGAHGNAVDFLMNYDRLEFVESIEELATLYGLEVPYESGSGPSQLERHQRQSLYQLMTGLRDFYQQSLAQSPSAGARQYLAQRGLSDEVIQHFSIGFAPAGWDNALKRFGRNPDDRQSLTDAGMLVTNDKGRTYDRFRERVMFPIHDKRGRVIGFGGRVLGDGVPKYLNSPETDIFHKGRQLYGLYEAQKNHPQPARLLVVEGYMDVVALAQFGVDYAVASLGTSTTAEHIQLLFRTTDTVICCYDGDRAGREAAWRALETALPYMNDGRQLRFMFLPDGEDPDTLVRKEGKEAFEARMEQATPLSAFLFDTLMPQVDLRSPDGRALLSTLALPLISQVPGETLRIYLRQELGNKLGILDDSQLEKLLPKQAENAKQPPQPQLKRTTMRILIGLLIQNPQLAAQVPSLEGLQQSDVAGFSLFVELVNTCVAHPGMSTGQLLELYRGTKFSQSLETLATWNHMIVDDEVETMFQDSLASMYDAALEQRLEELIARDRTHVLSAEERREFWALSQALKKQ; this is translated from the coding sequence ATGGCTGGACGCATTCCGCGTGTATTTATCAATGACTTACTCGCACGCACGGATATCGTGGATCTGATCGATGCCCGGGTTAAGCTAAAAAAGCAGGGTAAGAACTATCACGCATGCTGTCCTTTTCATAACGAGAAAACCCCCTCCTTCACCGTCAACGGTGAAAAGCAGTTCTACCACTGCTTTGGCTGTGGTGCCCACGGCAACGCCGTCGACTTCCTGATGAACTACGATCGTCTGGAATTTGTCGAAAGTATTGAAGAACTGGCGACGCTGTACGGTCTGGAAGTGCCCTATGAAAGCGGTAGTGGCCCCAGCCAGTTAGAGCGTCACCAGCGTCAAAGTCTTTACCAGTTAATGACCGGCCTGCGGGATTTTTATCAGCAGTCGCTGGCCCAGAGCCCATCGGCAGGCGCACGTCAGTATCTGGCGCAGCGCGGCCTGAGCGATGAGGTCATTCAGCACTTCTCCATTGGTTTCGCTCCGGCAGGCTGGGATAACGCCCTGAAACGTTTTGGCCGTAATCCCGACGATCGTCAGTCACTGACGGACGCCGGCATGCTGGTGACCAACGATAAAGGCCGTACCTACGATCGCTTCCGCGAGCGGGTGATGTTCCCGATCCACGATAAACGTGGGCGGGTGATTGGCTTTGGCGGCCGGGTGCTGGGCGACGGGGTGCCGAAATACCTCAACTCGCCGGAAACCGATATATTCCATAAAGGTCGCCAGCTGTACGGCCTGTATGAAGCGCAGAAAAACCATCCACAGCCGGCCAGGCTGCTGGTGGTGGAAGGCTATATGGACGTGGTGGCGCTGGCCCAGTTTGGCGTCGATTACGCCGTAGCCTCGCTCGGCACCTCGACCACGGCGGAACATATTCAGTTACTGTTCCGTACGACGGACACGGTGATCTGCTGCTATGACGGTGACCGGGCCGGCCGCGAAGCCGCCTGGCGGGCGCTGGAAACTGCGCTACCTTATATGAATGACGGCCGTCAGCTGCGCTTTATGTTTCTGCCGGACGGCGAAGATCCGGATACGCTGGTGCGTAAAGAGGGCAAAGAGGCGTTTGAAGCGCGTATGGAGCAGGCCACGCCGCTCTCCGCGTTTCTGTTTGACACGCTGATGCCGCAGGTTGACTTACGTTCACCGGACGGGCGGGCGCTGTTGAGCACCCTGGCCCTGCCGCTGATTAGCCAGGTTCCCGGTGAAACGCTGCGCATCTACCTGCGCCAGGAACTGGGTAACAAGCTGGGGATTCTGGACGACAGCCAGCTGGAGAAGCTGCTGCCGAAACAGGCTGAAAATGCGAAACAGCCGCCTCAGCCCCAGCTAAAACGCACAACCATGCGTATACTTATTGGGCTGCTGATACAAAATCCGCAGCTGGCCGCTCAGGTTCCGTCGCTTGAAGGCCTGCAGCAGTCAGACGTGGCCGGTTTTTCTCTGTTTGTTGAGCTGGTCAACACCTGTGTTGCCCACCCCGGTATGAGTACCGGGCAGCTGCTGGAGCTGTATCGCGGCACAAAATTTAGTCAAAGCCTTGAAACGCTGGCCACATGGAACCACATGATCGTGGATGACGAAGTGGAAACCATGTTCCAGGACTCGCTGGCCAGTATGTACGATGCCGCACTGGAGCAACGGCTGGAAGAGCTGATTGCCCGTGACCGTACCCATGTACTGAGCGCTGAAGAACGCCGCGAATTCTGGGCACTGAGCCAGGCGCTGAAGAAACAATAA
- the rpsU gene encoding 30S ribosomal protein S21 codes for MPVIKVRENEPFDVALRRFKRSCEKAGVLAEVRRREFYEKPTTERKRAKASAVKRHAKKLARENARRTRLY; via the coding sequence ATGCCGGTAATTAAAGTACGTGAAAACGAGCCATTCGACGTAGCACTGCGTCGCTTCAAGCGTTCTTGTGAGAAAGCAGGCGTTCTGGCTGAAGTTCGTCGTCGTGAGTTTTATGAAAAACCTACTACCGAACGCAAGCGCGCTAAAGCGTCAGCCGTTAAACGCCACGCGAAGAAACTGGCTCGCGAAAACGCACGCCGCACTCGTCTGTACTAA
- the tsaD gene encoding tRNA (adenosine(37)-N6)-threonylcarbamoyltransferase complex transferase subunit TsaD, protein MRVLGIETSCDETGIAIYDDTAGLLANQLYSQVKLHADYGGVVPELASRDHVRKTVPLIQAALKEAGLQAQDIDAVAYTAGPGLVGALLVGATIGRSLAFAWNVPAIAVHHMEGHLLAPMLEENPPEFPFVALLVSGGHTQLISVTGIGEYTLLGESIDDAAGEAFDKTAKLLGLDYPGGPMLAKMAQQGVEKRFVFPRPMTDRPGLDFSFSGLKTFAANTIRDNPDDAQTRADIARAFEDAVVDTLAIKCRRALDQSGFTRLVIAGGVSANRTLRSKLAEMMQKRGGEVFYARPEFCTDNGAMIAYAGMVRMKGGTHAGLSVTVRPRWPLAELPAI, encoded by the coding sequence ATGCGTGTTCTCGGAATTGAAACATCCTGCGATGAAACCGGCATAGCCATTTATGACGATACGGCCGGCCTGCTGGCCAATCAACTTTACAGCCAGGTGAAGCTTCATGCCGACTACGGTGGCGTGGTGCCGGAGCTGGCGTCGCGCGATCACGTGCGCAAAACGGTGCCGCTGATTCAGGCGGCGCTGAAAGAGGCCGGGCTGCAGGCGCAGGATATCGATGCCGTGGCCTACACCGCCGGGCCGGGTCTGGTCGGCGCGCTGCTGGTCGGCGCCACCATTGGCCGCTCGCTGGCGTTTGCCTGGAACGTGCCGGCGATCGCCGTGCACCATATGGAAGGTCACCTGCTGGCACCGATGCTGGAAGAAAACCCGCCAGAATTTCCGTTTGTCGCGCTGCTGGTTTCCGGCGGCCATACCCAGCTGATTAGCGTCACCGGCATCGGCGAATATACGCTGCTCGGCGAGTCAATTGACGATGCGGCGGGTGAAGCCTTTGATAAAACGGCCAAACTGCTCGGGCTGGACTATCCGGGCGGGCCGATGCTGGCGAAAATGGCGCAGCAGGGCGTGGAAAAACGCTTTGTCTTCCCGCGGCCAATGACCGATCGTCCGGGGCTGGACTTCAGCTTCTCCGGTCTGAAGACGTTTGCCGCCAACACCATCCGCGACAACCCGGACGATGCGCAGACCCGCGCCGATATCGCCCGCGCTTTTGAAGATGCGGTGGTCGATACCCTGGCGATTAAGTGCCGTCGTGCGCTGGATCAGAGTGGCTTTACGCGGCTGGTGATTGCCGGTGGCGTCAGCGCCAACCGCACGCTGCGTAGCAAACTGGCTGAGATGATGCAAAAACGCGGGGGAGAGGTGTTCTATGCCCGGCCGGAGTTTTGTACCGACAACGGCGCGATGATCGCCTATGCCGGGATGGTGCGCATGAAAGGCGGCACCCATGCCGGGTTAAGCGTCACCGTGCGTCCGCGCTGGCCGCTGGCGGAGCTACCCGCCATCTGA
- the plsY gene encoding glycerol-3-phosphate 1-O-acyltransferase PlsY, translated as MSVFALGMILFAYLCGSVSSAILVCRLFGLPDPRHNGSGNPGATNVLRIGGKGAAAAVLVFDVLKGMLPVWLAYHFGLPPLYLGLTAIAACLGHIYPVFFHFKGGKGVATAFGAIAPIGWDLTGLMTGTWLLTVLLSGYSSLGAIISALIAPFYVWWFKPQFTFPVAMLSCLILLRHHDNIQRLWRGQEGKIWKKKKKQP; from the coding sequence ATGAGTGTATTCGCGCTTGGCATGATCCTTTTCGCGTATCTGTGTGGCTCGGTCTCCAGTGCGATTCTGGTGTGCCGGCTGTTCGGATTACCGGACCCCCGCCATAACGGTTCCGGCAACCCGGGTGCCACCAACGTGCTGCGCATCGGCGGCAAAGGCGCGGCGGCCGCGGTGCTGGTGTTTGACGTTCTGAAAGGGATGCTGCCGGTGTGGCTGGCGTATCACTTTGGGCTGCCGCCGCTTTATCTGGGCCTGACGGCGATCGCCGCCTGCCTCGGTCATATCTATCCGGTGTTTTTCCACTTTAAGGGCGGTAAGGGCGTGGCCACCGCGTTTGGCGCGATTGCGCCGATCGGCTGGGACCTGACCGGGCTGATGACCGGCACCTGGCTGCTGACCGTGCTGCTCAGCGGCTACTCATCGCTGGGGGCGATTATCAGCGCGCTGATCGCGCCGTTTTACGTCTGGTGGTTCAAACCGCAGTTCACCTTCCCGGTGGCGATGCTCTCCTGCCTGATCCTGCTGCGCCACCATGACAATATTCAGCGGCTGTGGCGCGGGCAGGAAGGCAAGATCTGGAAGAAGAAGAAAAAGCAGCCGTAA
- the folB gene encoding bifunctional dihydroneopterin aldolase/7,8-dihydroneopterin epimerase, with product MDIVFIEQLSVITTIGVYDWEQTISQKLVFDVEMAWDNRKAAASDNVADCLSYADVSEAILRHVANGRFALVERVAEEVASLLLSEFASPWVRIKVSKPGAVAEARTVGVIIERGTNPK from the coding sequence ATGGATATTGTATTTATCGAGCAACTGTCGGTGATCACCACCATTGGCGTTTACGACTGGGAGCAGACTATTTCCCAAAAGCTGGTGTTCGATGTCGAAATGGCATGGGATAACCGTAAAGCCGCCGCCAGCGATAACGTCGCTGACTGCCTGAGCTACGCGGACGTTTCTGAGGCGATCCTGCGCCACGTGGCGAACGGCAGGTTCGCGCTGGTGGAGCGGGTGGCGGAAGAGGTGGCCAGCCTGCTGTTAAGCGAATTCGCCTCGCCGTGGGTGCGGATTAAGGTCAGTAAGCCGGGAGCGGTGGCCGAAGCGCGTACCGTCGGCGTGATCATCGAACGCGGGACAAATCCGAAATAA
- the bacA gene encoding undecaprenyl-diphosphate phosphatase, whose protein sequence is MADIHQLWVALILGVVEGLTEFLPVSSTGHMIIVGHLLGFEGDKAETFEVVIQLGSILAVVVMFWRRLFGLIGIHFGGKPVAHEGTGTGHLTLIHILLGMVPAVVIGLLLHDHIKALFNPVNVMYALVVGGVLLIAAELLKPKQPKAVGVDDITYRQAFMIGCFQCLALWPGFSRSGATISGGMLMGVSRYAASEFSFLLAVPMMMGATALDLYKSMGFLSMADLPMFAVGFVTAFIVALVAIKSFLHIIKRISFIPFAIYRFVIAAAVYAVFVL, encoded by the coding sequence ATGGCAGATATTCACCAGCTGTGGGTGGCACTGATACTCGGCGTGGTTGAGGGATTAACGGAGTTTCTTCCGGTTTCGTCCACCGGACATATGATCATCGTCGGTCATTTACTGGGCTTTGAAGGCGATAAGGCCGAAACGTTTGAGGTAGTGATCCAGCTGGGATCGATTCTGGCGGTGGTGGTGATGTTCTGGCGCCGCCTGTTTGGGCTGATCGGCATCCACTTTGGCGGTAAGCCGGTCGCGCATGAGGGAACCGGCACCGGTCATCTGACGCTTATCCATATTTTGCTGGGCATGGTGCCGGCGGTGGTGATTGGTCTGCTGCTGCACGACCATATCAAAGCGCTTTTTAACCCGGTCAACGTGATGTATGCGCTGGTGGTCGGCGGCGTGCTGCTGATTGCCGCAGAGCTGCTGAAGCCGAAACAGCCGAAAGCGGTGGGCGTGGACGATATTACCTACCGTCAGGCCTTTATGATCGGCTGCTTCCAGTGTCTGGCGCTGTGGCCGGGCTTTTCGCGTTCGGGCGCCACTATTTCCGGCGGGATGCTGATGGGCGTCAGCCGTTATGCCGCTTCGGAGTTTTCGTTCCTGCTGGCGGTGCCAATGATGATGGGGGCTACTGCGCTGGATCTCTATAAGAGCATGGGCTTCCTCAGCATGGCCGATCTGCCGATGTTTGCCGTAGGCTTTGTCACCGCGTTTATCGTCGCGCTGGTTGCGATTAAGAGCTTCCTGCACATTATCAAACGGATTTCGTTTATCCCGTTCGCGATCTATCGCTTTGTTATCGCAGCGGCCGTTTACGCGGTGTTTGTGCTGTAA